One segment of Candidatus Nitrospira nitrosa DNA contains the following:
- a CDS encoding OmpA family protein, which produces MQGKDPFLVILGVFILGMTFFFCGKGVVTSPPPVALEHPAEHPSQAPKAIERQPSPPTIPAVSAPAVPQKKIDDLLIGKTIPFRINSATLLSDGKVVLNGVAAKLREDPTVTVEVNSQMDNGRPEGANQMLSEQRVNAVVEYLVSQGIAAERLIPKEYDASRSIAASATDEGRRQNRRIELSIGTTGE; this is translated from the coding sequence ATGCAGGGCAAAGATCCGTTTCTGGTAATTCTTGGGGTATTCATCCTTGGTATGACGTTCTTTTTCTGTGGGAAAGGGGTGGTGACGTCACCTCCTCCGGTTGCACTTGAGCATCCGGCTGAGCATCCTTCACAGGCCCCCAAAGCTATTGAGCGACAACCGTCGCCACCTACAATACCGGCGGTCTCTGCGCCGGCAGTCCCCCAAAAGAAGATAGACGATCTGCTGATCGGTAAGACGATTCCATTCCGCATCAACAGCGCGACCCTTCTGTCGGACGGGAAAGTCGTCTTGAATGGAGTGGCCGCGAAGTTGCGCGAAGACCCAACGGTGACTGTGGAAGTCAACAGTCAGATGGACAACGGCAGACCGGAGGGTGCGAATCAGATGCTCTCGGAACAGCGTGTCAACGCCGTCGTCGAGTACTTGGTCTCACAGGGAATCGCAGCCGAACGGCTGATCCCCAAAGAGTACGACGCGTCGCGATCAATTGCTGCGAGTGCTACCGATGAGGGGCGCAGGCAAAACCGAAGAATCGAATTGTCCATCGGAACGACGGGAGAATAG